The nucleotide sequence GAGCTGCTCGGCCTGGCCCTGACGGCGAGCGGCTGGTACTGGCTCGTGCGCCGGCGCCTGGCGGTGCACCCGCTCGCGGCCTTCCTCGCCGGGGCGCTCGCGGGCTTCGGCCCGGGGATGGTCAGCCACGCCAACGGCCACCCCAACTTCGTCGTCCAGGCCCTCGTGCCCCTCGTCGTCGACCGGGTGCTGCGCCTCGCGGAGGGGCGCCGGCCGGTGCGCGACGGGGTCGTCCTCGGGCTGCTCGTCGCGTGGCAGGTGCTCATCGGCGAGGAGGTGCTCCTCCTGACGGCGGTCGGGCTGCTCGTCGGCGGCGCCGTGTGGGCGGCCCACGGCCGGGTCCGCTGGCGCCCCCTCCTCACCGGGGCCGGCGTCGGCGCGCTCGTCGCCCTCGTGCTCGTCGGGTTCCCCCTCTGGTGGCAGTTCCTCGGCCCGCAGAGCTACGCGTCCATCTGGCACCCGCCGGGCGGCAACGACCTCGCCCAGCTGTGGGGGAGGGCCACCCGCACCGTCGGCGCCGACCCCTGGGCCTCGGCCGCCCTCTCGATGAACCGCACGGAGGAGAACTCGTTCTTCGGCGTCGCCCTCTGGGTCGCCGTCGGCGCCACCGTGCTCGCCCTGTGGCGCAGCGTCGTCGTCCGGGCGCTCGCAGCGGTCGTCCTCGTCCCCTGCTGGCTCTCGCTCGGCGAGGAGCCGACCCTCGACGCCACGACGCTCGGCGTCCCCGGTCCCTGGGCCCTGCTCGAGCACGTGCCCGTCGTCCAGAACGTCCTGCCCACCCGGTTCACCCTCGTCGCGCTGCCGGTGCTCGGGGTGCTCCTGGCCCTCGGGGTCGAGCACCTGCGCCGGGCCGTCGACCGCCTCGCGGACCAGCCCGGGCCCGGCCTCCTGCTCGGCGTGGCCGCCGGTGTCGTGGCCCTGCTGCCCGTCGTCCCGACCCCGCTCGTCGTCGAGCCGCGCCCGGTCGTGCCGGCGTTCTTCACGCAGGGGACCTGGCGCGAGCACGTCGACCCCGGCGGCTCGGTCCTCGCCGTGCCGCCGCCGAACGTCGCCGACGCCCGCGCGCTGGAGTGGCAGGCCGCCGCCCGCTGGGGCTTCCCCGTCGTCGCCGGGTACTTCGTCGGGCCGGACGGGGGACCGGACCGCGGTGGCCAGTACGGGGCCACCCCGACCGGGCTCACGGTGTGGCTCGCCGAGGTCGCGCAGACCGACGTCGTCCTGCCGGCCTCCGCGCAGCAACGGCCCGGCTTCGTCGAGAACCTGCGCGCGGGACGGGTCGACGCCGTGGTCCTGCCCGACGACCGGCCGGCCGCCGCCTCCCTGAGAGACTCTCTCGTGACGTTCCTCGGTGACCCGCAGCACCTCGACGGGGTGTATCTCTGGGACGTGAGGAGGCTGACCGATGGCGCAGGCTGAGCTGGCCACCGTCACCGAGCCCGACACCGGCGTCGGTGGCGGGTCGGTGCTGCGACGGCTGACGACCTCGGCGGGTCGCCACGAGCTCGCGGGCCGCGCCCTCCAGCGTCCGGTGCTGACCATCCTCGCGGTGTACGCGCTCTCGCGCGTCGTCGCCCTCGCCGCGCTCTGGGTCGCCGCGACCTGGTTCCAGAACCCCGCCGGCGTCGGCCACCCGGACCCCACCGTCGGCGACCTCGTCGGGCTCTGGGACGGCGTCTGGTACCACCGCATCGTCGAGGACGGCTACCCCGTCCCCCTCCCGCGCGACGCCGACAACGGCCGGATCACCTACAGCGCCTGGGCCTTCTACCCGCTCTACCCCTACCTCGTGAAGGGGCTGATGCTCACGGGGATGAGCTTCGAGGTCGCGGGGGTCGTGCTCAACCTCGTCCTCGGGGCCGTCGGCGCGGTGCTCATCCACGCGCTGTTCCGCAGCACCTACCACGCGGCGCGCCAGCCCCAGCGGGAGCGGCTGGCCCTCGTCGCCGCCTGCCTGTGGTGCTTCTACCCGACGACCTCGGTCATGCTCAAGCCGTACACCGAGGCCCTGGCCGTGGCGCTCGTCGCCGCCGCGCTGCTCGTCCTCGTCCGTCGCCAGTACCTCCTCGTCGCCGCGCTGGCCATCCCGCTCGGCTTCACGCGCGGGGTGGCGCCGGCCCTCGGGCTCGCCGTCCTCATCCACCTCGGGGTCCGCTGGCGCGAGGAGCGGGCCGCCGGCCTGACGCCCCTGGCCGGCCAGTGGCCCCGGATCGTCACGATGCTCTCCGCCGTCGGCGTCAGCGCGGTCGCCTGGCCGGCCGTCGCCGGCTACGCCACGGGGGTCCCGACGGCGTTCTTCGACGTCCAGGCGGCGTGGGGCCAGAAGCCCGCCGACGGCCCGTTCGTCCTGTGGTTCCAGTGGGCGTGGGACGGCAAGGGCCTCGCGGGGGTGCTCGTCCTCGTCGCGCTCGCCGCCACGTACGTCGCCCTCGTCCTCGGCCGCCACGGCCGCTGGATGAGCGTCGAGATGCGCGTCTGGGCCCTGGCCTACCCCTTCTTCCTCTTCGCCGTCGTCCGGCCGATCACCTCGATGTGGCGCTTCCTCCTCCTCGACATGCCGCTCGCGGCGCTCCTGGCGTCCGTCGCGATGCGCACCGCCGACGGGCAGCAGGTCGTGCCGCACTGGAAGCGGCGGGTCGCGGTCGTCGTCCTCGTCCTCGTCGGCGGCATCCTCTGGTGGACCTGCAGCCTCCTCACGTACACCCCCTGGGGCTCCTTCCCCCCGTGACGTGCAGGTTCGGATTTCGTCACGCCGCACGGCTGCTGCGATAATGGAGGTCGAGTCTCGGCGGTCCGGCGTCGAGCAGGACGCGGAGCGACCCACGCTGCCGCGACGAAGAAGGGAAACACGCCATGGCGGCAATGAAGCCGAGGACGGGCGACGGCCCGCTCGAGGTCACCAAGGAAGGTCGCGGCATCGTGCTGCGCATGCCCCTCGAGGGTGGCGGACGGCTCGTCGTCGAGATGACCCCCGACGAGGTGCGCGCCCTGGGCGAGGCCATCGACAACTGCGACGGCCTCTGACCCGCGTCGCAGGCCGCTGACGGGAGCCCCCACCGACCCATCGGTGGGGGCTCCGTCGTGTCCGGGGCACGCGGTGAGACGGTGTGGCGCGCCCCCGCCGCGCCCGCCTACGGTCGGGGCCACGACACGACGACCCCGCCGGAGCCCCGGCGGTCGAGGAGGACCCACGGATGAACGCCGGCTACGGACTGACGGTGCGCTGGTCGCTCGAGGACGCCCCCGCGGGGGTGGCCGACGAGCTGCGCGAGTACGTCGTCGGCACCTCGATCGCGCGCTTCATGTTCCTCGACGGTCTCGCCTTCAAGGTCTGGCGGATGCGCGAGGGGGAGTGGTTCGAGGGCACCTACGTCTTCGACAGCGAGCAGGAGCGCTCGCACTTCCGCGAGGGCTTCGAGCCGGGCGCCGCGAGCGCGCCGGGCAGCGCGATCATCGGGTCGGGTCCGAGCACGATCGAGGAGTGGGAGGTCGTCGCGATCGCCGAGGGCCCGGCCGGCTTCCGTCGGGGCGCCGGACCGTCGGTCAGCTGAGGCCGCGCGGCCGCACGGCGGGCCGTCCGCTCAGCGGCGGACGGCGACGAGCACGCCGTCGCTGACCGGCAGCAGCGCCGTCACGAGCGAGTCGTGGTCGCGCAGCGTCTTGCCGAGGTCGCGCAGCGTCGTCGTCGTCGCGTCCCGCGAGGCGGGGTCGGCGACCTTGTCGTGCCAGAGCATGTTGTCGACGACGAGCACGCCGCCGCTGCGCAGCAGCCGGACCGCGTGGTCGACGTAGGTCGGGTAGGTGTCCTTGTCGGCGTCGACGTGGACCATGTCGTAGCCGCCGTCGGCCATCCGCGGGAGGACCTCGGCGGCCGCGCCCGTGATGACACGCGTGCGCTGGTGCGGGTAGCCGGCCTCGGCGTAGGCCTGCTTGGCGAGGCGCTGGTGCTCGGCGGAGACGTCGATCGTCGTGAGGACGCCGTCGTCGTCCATCCCCGAGAGCAGCCAGAGCCCGGAGGTGCCGGCGCCGGTGCCGACCTCGAGCACGTGCTTGGCCCGGACGGACGCGGCGAGCAGCCGCAGCACGGCCCCCGCCCCCGTGCCGACGGGGGAGGCCGCGCCGAGCTCGGTGCCCCGGCGGCGGGCCGCCTCGACGACCTCGGGCTCGGGGACGAACTCCTCCGCATAGGACCAGCTGGCCGGCTTCAGTCCGCTCATGGCGGCAACCCTAGTGCGCCGCACGGGGGGCGTCGCGCCACCGGTTCCCAGCCGACGTTCAGGCTTCCCGGGAACAATTCACGGTTCCGGCACGTATCGATGGGTGGCATGAGCAGCGTGGTGAGCGAGGAACCGATGGCGACGACCGCAGACCCGGCCCCGGTGGGCACGGGGACGGCGTGGGTGCCCCCGTCGTGGGAGGAGGTCGTCGAGCAGCACTCGGCCCGCGTCTACCGCCTGGCCTACCGCCTCACCGGCAACGTCCACGACGCCGAGGACCTCACCCAGGACGTCTTCGTCCGGGTCTTCCGCTCGCTGCACACCTACCAGCCCGGCACCTTCGAGGGCTGGCTGCACCGCATCACGACCAACGTCTTCCTCGACAAGATGCGCCGCAAGCAGCGGATCCGCTTCGACGCCCTGTCCGACGAGTCGGCCGCGCGCCTGCCCAGCCGTGACGTCGGCCCGGAGCAGACCTTCGCCGACACCCACCTCGACGACGACGTGCAGCGGGCGCTCGACGCGCTCTCGCCCGACTTCCGGGCTGCGGTCGTCCTCTGCGACATCGAGGGCCTCTCGTACGAGGAGGTCGCCGCGACGCTCGGCATCAAGCTCGGGACGGTGCGCTCGCGCATCCACCGCGGCCGGGCCCAGCTGCGCGAGGCGCTCGCGCACCGCGCACCGCGCCCCCGCCCCGAGGTCACCGCTCCCGCCCGTCGCGGCCCGATCGTCCGGCGCCCGGCCGCGGGAGTCGTATGACCTCTCGCGCGGGTGTGCAGTGCCTCGGTGACGAGCTCTCGGAGTACGCCGCCGGGCGCCTCGGCGCGTCCCGCGAGCACGCCTGGGACCAGCACCTCGTCGCGTGCGAGGTGTGCCGGCACGCCGTCGGGCAGGAGCGCCGGCTGCGCGCCGCCCTCGCGGGTGCACCGTCGATGCCCGGTGACCTGAGGGTCACCCTCCTCGCCCTCGGTCGCGACCTCCAGCCGCCGGCCCCGCCGGTGCTCGCGGGTCCCGACCCCCTCCGCCTGCTCGCCCCGACGGCGCCCCCCTGCCACCGCAGCGCCCTGCGGGCCACCGTCGTCGCCGCGGCCGCGGCCGGGGTCTCCGCCGCCGCCGCGTGGAGCCTCACCGTCATCGGCGCCCCCGGGGTCGTGCGCCCCACGGGGGCACCGGCCTCCCCGGTGTCCGCCACGACCCGGGTCGTCACGCACCACGGCACGTCGGCGTTCGCGCAGGTCAGCCTGACCACGCGCACCTCCTCGCCCGCGCCGTCGCGCCAGCAGGCACAATCGACCCCATGAGCGAACGGGACCGCGGGTCCGACGACTGGCAGCCGTGGGACCGTGAGCCCGCGGCCGCGCCGACGCAGCCCCAGCCCCCCGTCGACGCGGGCCCTCGCGGCCCCGAGCCGCACTGGGCGGACGCGGTCGGCGCGGAGCCGACGACCGAGCTCCCGACGACGCCGCCCCCGCCGCCGGCCGGCGCCCCGACCTCGCCCACGACCCCGTACCAGCCGATCAGCGGCTCGTGGGGCGTCCCGCCCGCCACCCCGCCGGCCTCGGCCGCGTACCCCGTCTCGCAGCCCGAGCCGCGCCCGGCCCGGCGCGGGCCGGGCTGGGGGGCCCTGGTCGGTGTCGCGCTCGCGAGCGCGCTCGTCGCGGGGTCGGTCGGCGGCATCCTCGGCGGGGCCCTGTCCGACCGCGCCACGGGCTCCTCCGGCACCTCGGTCGCCGCCCCCTCGCCCGGCGCGGGAGCCACGACGCGACCGCGCGGCTCGGTCGCCAACATCGCCGCCACCGCCCTCCCGAGCGTCGTGACGCTGCGGGTCGAGGGCGCCGACGGCGGCGCCACCGGCTCCGGCTGGGTCTACGACGACGCGGGCCACGTCGTGACGAACAACCACGTCGTCGCGGGCGCGGGCGACGACGGCACGATCACCGTCGTCCTCTCCAACGGCAAGCAGGTCTCCGGCAAGGTCGTCGGCCGGGACGCGTCCTACGACCTCGCCGTCGTGCGGGTCGAGGGCGCCGACCTGGCGGCGCTGCCCGTCGGGCGCTCGGCCGACGTCGTCGTCGGCGACGAGGTCATCGCCGTCGGCGCACCGCTCGGCCTGGACTCGACCGTCACGAGCGGCATCGTCAGCGCCCTCGACCGGCCGGTCACGCCGGGGCAGCAGGACGACCAGTCGTTCATCAACGCCATCCAGACCGACGCTGCGATCAACCCGGGCAACTCCGGCGGCCCGCTGCTCGACATGGCCGGTCAGGTCATCGGCGTCAACTCCGCCATCGCCCGCGTGCCCGGTACCTCGCTCGGCGGGCAGAGCGGCAACATCGGGGTCGGCTTCGCCATCCCGAGCGACCAGGTGGCGACGACGGTCGACCAGCTGATCCGTACCGGCAAGGCCGAGCACCCGATCATCGGCGTCTACCTCGACAGCGGCTACGACGGCGAGGGCGTCCGCGTCGCCGACGACGGCCCGAACGGCGACCCCGCGGTCAACCCCGGCGGACCCGCCGACGAGGCCGGCATCGAGGCGGGCGACGTCATCACCGCGTTCGAGGGCAAGCCCGTCTCCGACGACGGCGAGCTCGTCGTGAAGATCCGCTCGCGCAAGGTCGGGGAGTCCGTTCAGCTGACCATCGTGCGTGACGGCCGGGAGCGGGATGTCACCATGGTGCTCCAGGGGTCGGAGTGACCCCCCGGCACGAAGGGGTGTGACGCGGTGTTCGGCGTCAACGGGTGGGAGATCATCCTGCTCGCGCTCATCGCGGTCTTCGTCCTCGGCCCGGACAAGCTCCCCGAGTACGCGGCCAAGCTCGCGCGCGGCATCCGCCAGCTGCGGGTGATGGCCGAGGGCGCGAAGACCTCGCTGCGCGACCAGCTCGGCCCGGAGTACGAGGACATCGACTGGCGCCAGTACGACCCGCGCCAGTACGACCCGCGGCGCATCGTGCGCGAGGCGCTCCTCGAGCCGCTCGACGAGGCGGTCGCGCCGATCCGCGGCGAGATCTCGACCGTCCGCGACGCCGCGCGGGTCCGGCGGCCGGGTGGCGACGCCGCGACCGCTGCCGCCGCGGGGGCGGCCGGCGCGGGTGCGGCTGCTGCCGGAGCCGCGGCCACGACCACGGGTGCCTCGTCCGGCACCGCCGCTGCCGCCCCGGCGACCGACCTCGGCGACGGGTACGTCGAGGACGGCTACGACGACGAGTACGTCACCGTGCAGCCGTGGATGACGCCGCAGGCGTTCGACCCGGCTCTGCCCACCCCGTTCGACACCGACGCGACCTGAGCGCGGCGCCGTCGGCGGGGTCCGTCAGCGGCCGACCGGCGAGAGGCCGAGCGAGCGCCCGGCGAGCCCGCGCGAGCGCGTGGCCAGCCCGGAGGCGATGCCGCGCAGCGCGACGGCCGCCGGGGAGTCCGGCTCGCCGAGGACGACCGGGCTGCCCTGGTCGGCGCCGATGCGCAGGCGCGTGTC is from Arthrobacter sp. NEB 688 and encodes:
- a CDS encoding DivIVA domain-containing protein, with protein sequence MTWSVLAALLGVAAVLGAAWWLGRQRADDEVLVDEPRAATYRTAFRGYRADQVDEVVDRLEARIAERETELRVLRGEEPAAHPGGPAGAGEDEPPPRGRPAAGPDPVAGHPAPLRRLDLLAPLAYLLVAAYVTMHLLGALRTGYLSQGVQDQQAFEWYFGATAHNLATFSNPLLSDLQNFPTGVNLMANAAVLGLGVPLAPLTLLAGPEVTFVLVELLGLALTASGWYWLVRRRLAVHPLAAFLAGALAGFGPGMVSHANGHPNFVVQALVPLVVDRVLRLAEGRRPVRDGVVLGLLVAWQVLIGEEVLLLTAVGLLVGGAVWAAHGRVRWRPLLTGAGVGALVALVLVGFPLWWQFLGPQSYASIWHPPGGNDLAQLWGRATRTVGADPWASAALSMNRTEENSFFGVALWVAVGATVLALWRSVVVRALAAVVLVPCWLSLGEEPTLDATTLGVPGPWALLEHVPVVQNVLPTRFTLVALPVLGVLLALGVEHLRRAVDRLADQPGPGLLLGVAAGVVALLPVVPTPLVVEPRPVVPAFFTQGTWREHVDPGGSVLAVPPPNVADARALEWQAAARWGFPVVAGYFVGPDGGPDRGGQYGATPTGLTVWLAEVAQTDVVLPASAQQRPGFVENLRAGRVDAVVLPDDRPAAASLRDSLVTFLGDPQHLDGVYLWDVRRLTDGAG
- a CDS encoding DUF3117 domain-containing protein: MAAMKPRTGDGPLEVTKEGRGIVLRMPLEGGGRLVVEMTPDEVRALGEAIDNCDGL
- a CDS encoding O-methyltransferase, which produces MSGLKPASWSYAEEFVPEPEVVEAARRRGTELGAASPVGTGAGAVLRLLAASVRAKHVLEVGTGAGTSGLWLLSGMDDDGVLTTIDVSAEHQRLAKQAYAEAGYPHQRTRVITGAAAEVLPRMADGGYDMVHVDADKDTYPTYVDHAVRLLRSGGVLVVDNMLWHDKVADPASRDATTTTLRDLGKTLRDHDSLVTALLPVSDGVLVAVRR
- the sigE gene encoding RNA polymerase sigma factor SigE; the encoded protein is MATTADPAPVGTGTAWVPPSWEEVVEQHSARVYRLAYRLTGNVHDAEDLTQDVFVRVFRSLHTYQPGTFEGWLHRITTNVFLDKMRRKQRIRFDALSDESAARLPSRDVGPEQTFADTHLDDDVQRALDALSPDFRAAVVLCDIEGLSYEEVAATLGIKLGTVRSRIHRGRAQLREALAHRAPRPRPEVTAPARRGPIVRRPAAGVV
- a CDS encoding trypsin-like peptidase domain-containing protein, with product MSERDRGSDDWQPWDREPAAAPTQPQPPVDAGPRGPEPHWADAVGAEPTTELPTTPPPPPAGAPTSPTTPYQPISGSWGVPPATPPASAAYPVSQPEPRPARRGPGWGALVGVALASALVAGSVGGILGGALSDRATGSSGTSVAAPSPGAGATTRPRGSVANIAATALPSVVTLRVEGADGGATGSGWVYDDAGHVVTNNHVVAGAGDDGTITVVLSNGKQVSGKVVGRDASYDLAVVRVEGADLAALPVGRSADVVVGDEVIAVGAPLGLDSTVTSGIVSALDRPVTPGQQDDQSFINAIQTDAAINPGNSGGPLLDMAGQVIGVNSAIARVPGTSLGGQSGNIGVGFAIPSDQVATTVDQLIRTGKAEHPIIGVYLDSGYDGEGVRVADDGPNGDPAVNPGGPADEAGIEAGDVITAFEGKPVSDDGELVVKIRSRKVGESVQLTIVRDGRERDVTMVLQGSE
- a CDS encoding twin-arginine translocase TatA/TatE family subunit, with the protein product MFGVNGWEIILLALIAVFVLGPDKLPEYAAKLARGIRQLRVMAEGAKTSLRDQLGPEYEDIDWRQYDPRQYDPRRIVREALLEPLDEAVAPIRGEISTVRDAARVRRPGGDAATAAAAGAAGAGAAAAGAAATTTGASSGTAAAAPATDLGDGYVEDGYDDEYVTVQPWMTPQAFDPALPTPFDTDAT